The nucleotide window GTGAGAGTTGGTCGTAAATCTACGGTTTCTTATTTTATCTTTACTGCTCTTTTAAACACCTCATCTTAGACATGGTAAGTTTGAATATGAAAATGACTGGAATTGTGATGTACTTTAAATGTGGTGTCATCATCACGTAATACAAGTAGGTTATGAAATACCAATCAAACATGACACCGTGAAACTTGCCTATATCTTCTAATGTCTAAGAAACCGTTCATTTGTATGATTATGTTTGGGGAAAGAAAGGAAATTCAGTGACAATCAGACATGATCCGATTTGACACATATAGCCGACATGAAAATGCCATAATATTATTGTCTTTGTGTTAGCCTATCAAAGTGACCTTTAACATATGTCGATTAAATATTCGTTAATTTCTACTACTGCGCCACAGCTTCAGAGGCCTTCTATTCCTTATGTAGGGCGGCGCTTATTCTTCCTTCTCCTATCCCCTCGCTCCTTGACCATAGCCTTCTTGCTTTGTTACATTGTTGCATTGCGGAAAGTGGCACGCAGTCAACTCAAAAGAGCAGGGCGGTTTCATTGTGTCAATGCGGTCATGGTCACAATCATAACTGTAGGCTAGGCTACAGTGTAAAATCGGAAATCATCTCTCACAATTAAGATGACTTAATCATGTGATTTACACAATCTCGCATTTTATAGGCTAACGCCCGTGAAAGTTCATGGGGTGGGAAATGTTATGAGCAGTACGAATTTAATCGAATGCCAGGGCGGGCAGGTGTCTGAACATTATACCAGAATAATCTGGGAAAATCAGACCACGTGGTGTTTGCCCATGTTGTGTAGAGAAAGGAAAGTACGGGTTGATGTAGCCTAGTTTATGATTCTAAACCGTTTATAGACCTATAGTAAACCCCCTATAGTCCAAATACCTGTATTACACATTTTATTTTGGAAGACGACATTTCGTTTTGTTGGAAAACGCAGTACCAATTCAAATGCCATATTTGCCTCGATCTGCATTTCCATTGCGGCTATTCTTATTTCATATTATTCTTTTCTGACCGCGGAAAATAACATCGTTACAATTGTGCCATATCAGGGATTTTATACAGCTCCCTATACATCGCTAATCTTTGACATAATGACTTTAAATTGCATTTGCAACGGGGATTACCAGACGACAGCTATAATCGCGCCCATTGTCAAGCGCACCGAATGGTGACTTCATTTTAAAAGGATGACAAGCAGAGCAAGGACTGCCATAGCCTATAACACTGAAATCATTAGTAAATTCTTCGTCATTGTTTGATTAGGCCAAATGTATatatttaaatccattattacaaAGTGTGTGGTTGTAGCCTATGAAATACACTAATTTGGAAGTGTCTCCTTAAATTTCTCAGTCTAAATCTTGATTCAATTCAGAAGACCTGTAATCACTCAAGGCTAAACCCTTCAATGATTCAGGGCTGAGAGTAGGCTACTCTACTCCAACACCTACTGCCTGCAGGTCATGTTCTTGCTCTGACACCAACAGGAGCAGGCCTTTATCCCCCATAGCTGCATGTAATCACTGAGTCAGGTGACCTGGGTGTGCTGGTGTTAGAGCCAAAGCTATGCATAACTTGAAAACACAGATACACATCGGCCCACACAGTCAAAATGGCAAATTATTGAAAAGGAGTTTCTCTTTCTATTACCTGATATGTTTCTGTAGGAAAAACTCCCAATATCTGAGCACTCAATTTGACATGATTGTACTTTTCCCACAGCGTGAGTGTATCTCCGTCCACGTGGGCCAGGCTGGCGTCCAGATCGGCAATGCATGCTGGGAGCTGTACTGTCTTGAGCATGGGATCCAGCCCGATGGCAAGATGCCCAGTGACAAGACCATTGGAGGAGGAGACGACTCCTTCAACACCTTCTTCAGTGAGACTGGAGCTGGCAAGCACGTCCCCAGGGCTGTGTTTGTGGATCTGGAGCCCACTGTCATCGGTAAGATCAATTTGTCTTGAAATAATTACTTTCTTTTAACATTGGTCTATCTCAGTGGTCTTAAACCTTTTCTTGCCTAGGGACGCCCACCCAGGCAAATCCCCAACCCCATCAAATGttagcaatttaaaaaaaaattatgtctTGTCATCAGGTGAATGATTATGGCAAGGAGAATTTTTAAATTAATAGATTTGGTAGATTGTTTATATTAATTGACCTCCACACATAATTGGAAGAGGAAGTATAAACTAAACTCTAACATTGtagttacctttctagctaatagactaaGACATTTTTGTGTTTGCAAAGATGTATTCAGTCAAGAAAGCTTACCAGTGGCACTTGCTGCGACTGGTACTCGTGGGTGCTTTTTCAAAGCCTATGTCACATACTTCAGTGAGTGTGCAATTCGCTCCAATGGGTAGAATatactcaatattaggaattgAGGAATAAAGTTGAAATCATTAGAAAGAAGATATTCTATTTTACTGTATTTATGTAATTCAAAATCTGTTTATTCTGTGCTAGCAATATTCataaaaacaattaaataaatTTGTATATTTTTGTGGACCTACTGCAGTTTCTTCGCAGACCCATAGGGGGCCACTGACTCCGGCTGAATACCCTTGATCTATCTCTTTAGTCTTGGGAAAAGCTTACATATATCTTTCTCCAGATGAGGTGCGTTCTGGAACTTACCGCCAGCTCTTCCACCCTGAGCAGCTGATCACTGGGAAGGAGGATGCAGCTAACAACTACGCCCGTGGGCATTACACCATCGGCAAAGAGATTATTGACTTGGTTCTGGACAGGATCCGCAAACTGGTGAGAATCTCCAATAACCTTTTTagtgtttttattgtacatcctGCATACttattgtcttcaataattaCCTTAAATTGAAAATcttgtctcctccctctctctccaggctgaCCAGTGCACTGGCCTCCAGGGCTTCCTGGTCTTCCACAGCTTCGGAGGTGGCACCGGTTCTGGTTTCACTTCCCTGTTGATGGAGCGCTTGTCTGTTGACTACGGCAAGAAGTCCAAGCTTGAGTTCTCCATTTATCCAGCTCCTCAGGTCTCCACAGCCGTTGTTGAGCCCTACAACGCCATCCTGACCACCCACACCACCCTGGAGCACTCTGATTGTGCTTTCATGGTAGACAATGAGGCCATCTATGATATCTGCCGTAGGAACCTTGATATCGAGCGTCCCTCCTACACTAATCTTAACAGGTTGATCAGTCAGATTGTGTCCTCCATCACTGCTTCCCTCCGATTCGATGGTGCCCTCAATGTTgatctgacagagttccagaccAACTTGGTGCCCTACCCCCGTATCCACTTCCCCCTGGCCACCTATGCCCCAGTGATCTCGGCAGAGAAGGCTTACCATGAGCAGCTGACTGTTTCAGAGATCACAAACGCCTGTTTTGAGCCATGTAATCAGATGGTGAAATGTGACCCACGTCACGGCAAGTACATGGCCTGCTGTCTGCTGTACCGTGGCGACGTTGTGCCCAAAGATGTCAATGCTGCCATTGCCACCATCAAAACAAAACGCTCCATCCAGTTTGTAGACTGGTGCCCAACTGGTTTCAAGGTTGGTATCAACTACCAGCCCCCAACTGTGGTACCTGGTGGAGATCTGGCCAAGGTCCAGAGGGCAGTGTGCATGCTTAGCAACACCACTGCAGTGGCAGAGGCCTGGGCCCGTCTTGACCACAAGTTTGATCTGATGTACGCTAAGCGTGCTTTTGTGCACTGGTACGTAGGTGAGGGTATGGAGGAGGGAGAGTTCTCTGAGGCCAGGGAGGACATGGCTGCCCTAGAGAAAGATTATGAAGAGGTGGGAGCAGATAGCgtggagggagaggatgagggagaagAATACTAAAGTATTAGGATCAGGAATTTTCAGCCTGTCAACATTCAACCTTGTTCCTCAACATTCCTTCTAAAACCATTTTTTTGCTGTCCCTTTGTAACCCTGACTTTTAAATTTTGCTCTCTCCTTTAAGCAATAAAAGTCCATTTTAAATGTTTGGAAATGTGTTTTGTGGTTTATTGACCTGCTTACAATAAGTAATGTCTAATAATACAAAATACAGCACTTGCTATGACTGCTCTGCTGTGTTGGATATCGCAGCTTGCCCTGAATGAGGCTGAGCATTGGTGACTGTTTCTTATCTCATAAACTATGCAAATATAGTCAGAGTAGAACTGAAAGTACTAGTGTATAGAAATGTGGGACAACACAATGAGTCTTGAGCCCCTTCAATAAAATTACCTTTCTTGATTGAATTGACATTTGAAGCACTGGTTATATTTAAAGAAAATTTTAGTTTATGTCATTGATTATAGAGCGTGCAGGATGCTGTAGAGCTATAAAAGAAAAGTGCAGCATATTACATTCATGCCGGTGTCATTAATAGCCTTTGTGAGTGATGTGAACATGTTTAAAATACGCTACAACCGCATTTCCTATCCTCTTTACAGGCAGTAGGCAGCTGAGGTGACAGAATGGGGGAGTAGGCCTGAACTTTGAAAACAAGGTCATTAGTGGAGCATAACAGTTGCATTTGTCTACTGTATACTTTTGGAAACCACTAGAGACTGATTTTGTGGGAGTGTTTGAATTGCCTTTTGTGGAGTCTTTGATAACCCTCATATCATGCAATGAatgagttttttttttctttttttctccttGCCTTTGTTTGGCTCAGCTGTAATGGCAGTATGAGATGCCACAAAGAGACAATGTAATATAATGAATGTAAAGGGACTAAAGCCCAAACCACCAGGCTATTCACAGCTATCTGAGAAGGTGTACACTGTACAATGCCAAGAGGTCATAACTGTCATTAGGCATACCAGTTAGACTAACTACTCTGGTCGTCTGCCAAAATAATCACAGAAGTGACATTTTTGTGTGATAACTTTCATAAACATATTGACATGTATTACTGTTTTAAAATACCATTTTATTAACCATATTTGCTCAACCTTAAATTCAAACAGCATAGACACATGACTTCAAATAAACTGAGTTCAGGCCTGTCTTACTTCTCCCCAAACAGAGCATGGAATTGGACAGCTGTAGTAGGGACCAGGGTCGTTGGTATTGTGTCAACTCCTCTCAAAGGCCTTATGGAGAGGATCTTAATTTGCTCAGAGAGGGTCTGAAGTCCCTGTGGTGGTTGGAAATGATTTAACTTggggctctctctctactctctattattgTGATTAGCCATTGAAAGTCTGAGaccacattattttaacattcCAGACAGCAGCTGCGTGATCATGTACAAATATGAAGTCATCTGTGTATGATAAAATAACACAATGGGGTGTCCCTACAAGCATGGAATTTTATTACCAATGGCTTACGATGCTGTTGTAACGcatgaatactttatgaatgatttcagattttttttgttcTAACTTTCATGAACTTTAAGCTTGACTGTTGAGGTTAGATATGCAGGGGGAGAATGTCAACCTACTGAGAGCATGTTGCCTCTAATGCCACCATGTGTTTCACGCCACATTTCACACTGTCATTACCTACCTGGTCTGACCTGTGTAGCCAGTGCTGCAGCTGTAGGTGAGTTTCTAGACACACGTCTTTGAAATGGCCGCTGCTTTGTACACGTCTGCTGGGAGGAGGTACTAATACAGGAAATATGAGGTCTGTACATTAGATGGTGACTGTGTCCTAGATTTTGCGTCAGATAAGATAGCTTTGGTGTGTGTCTGTAcaagtgtgtgcttgtgtgtgcgtgctttCTTGTGTGTGAAGGGAGGCGATGCAGATAGAGACTCAGGACATAGGAAACCTCATCAGTGGTCATATGGGAATATTGGTCATTACTGGAGAAAAGGGAACAGTGAAAAATTGCTGCTGCAGTGTGTAGTCGTCCATTAAGGAAAGACagaggcatggagagaggaaGCAAAAGCGCAAACTCATTTATTATAAGGCAGGTTGATTCGATTGTGGTGCAAAGCCCAACAACAGGaaattaattacagagaaagtcAGACATGGCAAGTactatgtttggttcagatttggacGAATCATAGACATCCATGTTTCACATGTGGACAGTACAGTACGGTTAGGGCTGGGcaaaatgtccaaaaaatatcacagtataaaaaataaaaaaatcggtttgacagtattttatgtttttgaatattaAAAGTTCAAAATTTGCTTTGAGTAGTGCATGATCCTACGGTggcaacacatactgtacattctaagtgatttcaatgggtctttctccattctaattgttttatactgttcaattcaacttcaaccaacGCTGttgcatgtcaaatcaaatcaaacgtattggtcacatacacatattagcaaatgttattgcgggtgtagcaaaatgcttgtgttcctagctccaacagtgcagtagtatctaacaattcacaacaatacaaaaaTCTAAAAGTGAAATtatgaaatatataaatattaggacgagcaatgtcggagtggtattgactaaaatacagtagaatagaataaagtatatacatatgaaatgagtaaagcagtaagTAAACATTATAAAAGtcactagtgttccattattaaagtggccagtgattccatgtctatgtatatagggcagcagcctctaaggtgcagggttgagtaaccgggtggtagccggctagtgatggctatttaacagtttgatggccttgagatagaagctgtttttcaggctctcggtcccagctttgatgcacctgtactgacctcgccttctggatgatggcGGGTGAACAGGCTATGGTTGTcattgattatctttttggccttcctgtgacatcgggttctgtaggtgtcctggagggcaggtagtgtgcccctggtgatgagttgggcagaccgcaccaccctctggagagcccagccgttgcgggcggtgcagttgccgtaccaggcaatgatacagtccgacaggatgctctcaattgtgcatctaaaAAATTCTGatggtcttaggggccaagccgaattgcgccttcttcaccacactgtctgtgtaggtggaccatttcagattgtcagtgatgtgtacgccgaggaacttggaattttccaccttctccactgaggtcccgttgatgtggatacgGGTGTGcatcctctgctgtttcctgaagtccacgatcagctcctttgttttgttgacgttgaggttaTTTGCCTGGTACCACACTCacagtgccctcacctcctccctgtaggctgtctcgtcattgttgttaatcaggcttactgttgtgtcgtctgcaaacctgatgattgagttggaggcgtgtatggcgacacagtcatgggtgaacagggagtacaggagggggctgaacacacacccttgtggggcccctgtgttgagtatcagcaaagtggaggggttgtttcctaccttcaccacctgggggcggcccgtcaggaagtccaggacccagtcgcacagggcggggttcagacccagggccccaagcttaatgatgagcttggagtgtaccatggtgttgaaggctgagctatagtcaatgaacagcattctgacgtaggtattcttcttgtccagatgggatagggcagtgtgcagtgcgatggcaattgcatcgtctgtggatctattggggcggaaagcaaattgaagtgggtctaaggtgtcaggtaaggtggaggtgatatgatccttaactagactctcaaagcacttcatgatgacagaagtgagtgctacggggcgatagtcatttagctcagttatcctttgctttcttgggtacaatAACAATGGTGTACaccttgaagcaagtggggacagcagactgggatagggagagattgaatatgttcgtaaacactccagccagcttgtctgcgcatgctctgaggacgcagctagggatgccgtcttgcgagggttaacacgcttaaatgtcttatgaaggtgtttagcttgtctgtgagcaagatgtcggtgtccgcgacgtggctcgttttccctttgtaatccgtgattgtctgtagaccctgccacatatgtctcgtgtctgagccgttgaattgcgactccactttgtcgctgtactgacgttttgcatgtgctgcattgaccatgcagactgaaggCAAGTGTCTCGTCgtcaagcaacaacaaatgcgctccttgagtgataGGGGGCACGGCAAGGTCTCtgtggaaagcggcatggagagagagagagagcggagagggatgactcaagtagctgtctaaactataaaaattgacattacacatgtcatatcacatttaacattcaaataccgttattgaaggtaaagtaaaaacccaaacctgTCCGTTCATCAATAGCAGTGtatagtaaaatacggtataccaccCAGCCCTAAGTACGGTAGAGTgcagcagagtacagtacattacataaTACTGTACACAGTACcttaaagaaaagtagagtatagtacagtacgaTACAGTACAGgggagtacaatacagtagagcacagtagagtacagtaaaataaataaaagtaaagtATAGTGTGGTGTATTGTACCCTACTTTACTCTAATATACTTtactctactgaactatactaAATTGTACTGAACTTtactgaattaaactgtactctactgtactcaacTATTCTGAAAAAAACGACTATCCTGCACCGTATCATGCcataccatactgtactgtactttactgtactgtgctctactgtgctgttcaaacttgtgaaacatcgCGTAGACAGCTATGATCATTTCAGATTTGTCTCTGGTCCGCACCGACCAAATGTTGACTTTCAAATAATACCCAGCATGCTTTGCAagtgtctaaggcactgcatctcagtgcaagaggcgtcactacagtacctggttcgaatccaggctgtatcacatccggccgtgattgggagtcccctagggcggcgtacaattggcccagcgtcgtccgggtttggctggagtatgttgtcattgtaaataagaattagttcttaactatatttgcctagttaaataaaagttacatttaaaaaatatatttaaaaaattacatttacattttggtcactcagcagacgctcttatccggaTGCActtagtcagtgcattcaactaagatAGATAAagcaacatatcacagtcatagcaagaaAAAAAATGTGTAACCATTACTGAGAATGTTATTGTAGTTGAAATGGTGTGTTGGTTTATTCTATGGTTTAGACTTCATTAACATCATTGCTGCCAGTTTCAAAGCTTTTGAAAAGGCTAACAGTAAATGCATGTGACAGATGGGAGAAATTATCAATATTGTTCCAATCTTCAGTTGGCTCTATATTAAGAGGCTTGAAAGTTTTTAATTTTATATAATGCTTATTTCATTGAGAATGTACACTGCATTCAGAAGGTATTCTGACCCCTTgtccttttccacattttgttactttacagccttattctaaaataattaaatacaaataaatcctcatcaatatacacacaatgccccataatgaaaaagcgaaaacaagtttagactttttttgcaaatttattacaaataaaaaacaaaaataccttatttacataagtattcagaccctttgatatgagactcaaaatttacctcaggtgcatactgtttccattgatcatccttgagatgtttctacaacttgattggcgtccacctgtggtgaattcaattgattggacatgagttgaaaagggacacacctgtctatataaggtccttgtcacgacttccgccgaggtcggtccctctccttgttcgggcggcgtttggcggtcgacgtcaccggtcttctagccaccgtcgatccacctttcattttccatttgttttgtcttgttttcccgcacacctggtttgcattccctcattactcgtcttgcatataaccctctgtttccccccatgtctgtgtgtggaattgttatatgtaaatgtatgtgtactccaggctggtttgcgccgggttATTGTAACCCGTGTGTGTTTAGTTTTCTGAGTGCCGGGTTTTGTCCGCCTCAATAAAGGGCTCCGTTTGCTAcccatttctgctctcctgcccctgacttccctgcagccagttacgcaCTCCATTACAGTCctatagttgacagtgcatgtcagagcaaataccaagccatgaggtcaaaggatttgtccgtagaaCTCCAAGATAAGACTGTGTCGAAgaacagatttggggaagggtgctcaggacttcagactgatgcgaaggttcaccttccaacaggacaacgaccctaagcacacagccaagacaatgcaggagtggcttcaggacaagtctatgaatgtccttgagtggcccagcaggTCTTgtacccgatcgaacatctctggagaggcctgaaaatagctgtgcagcagctctccccatccaacctgacagagcttgagaggatctgcggagaagaatggaagaaactctccaaatacaggtgtgccaagcttgtagcgtcatacccaagaagactcaaggctgtaatcgctgccaaaggtgcttcaagaaagtactgagtaaagggcctgaatacttatgtaaatgtgatattttagttaaaaaaatatatatattctttttttttttttttgaaaactctgtttattaagttttacacacacagacaagacaaagcaatataaataatatactcaactagaaaaaatacaaataatacatataaaaaaaataactttaaagataccatactttagacaagttaaacacaccaggcagaaggctacaaaaggttaaagggcaatctatagtatagggacagagcaaacacctcaccattgttcctgtaaacagtcaagggatggggtggagaaatgcaaccactcacagacagtcaaggccacagaccgaccatccactggaccaaaaataaaaagttacaatgctttaaaataaaaaatgaataataataattttatgtaggcgtgaacagaattaaaaaataaaaataactgggaaaaacaagctcacaccttagtctctgcccgggcaggatgaacaaggcatccacaggtcacaatcaataagcacatcaaccttaatgcccccaacccccaccccagaaaaaaaacacagagaaatgctcatccaacccctaagtcacaggggggtcaaatacagacttattttggttttaataggaatgccatcagaggatggactgtttaaagtaagaccggaatggagcccaagcctcattaaacagtttggggttcccacgtgaattgaattgaattttttctagtttcagagagcacaacacatctctcacccaatatttataagatgggggagctgccatcttccagttctgtagtattagccgtctagctaaaagagttgtataagcaacagtgtccgactggattcttgacaggggggtacctatgggcagtactccaaaaagggctgtaaggggagagggatctataacactgttatatatatcagagaaacatttaaatattaattcctagaaacctgacagtttatgacagccccagaacatatgcaacagtgtggctggttcaattttacatctgacacaggtaggatcaaaatcagagaatattcttccaagtctggccccagaccagtggatacggtgaaccaccttgaattgaatgaggctgtgtctagtgctaaaagaggacgaatgcaccctgcgcagcacagattcccaggtgtcttccccaagttcctcccccaaatccttttcccatcgagtctttaaaggcaccaaagaagggttctgtaagtcatgaatgattgcatatacatctgaaattgcgcccctaggaagcttgttcagctccaggatgctctctatagctgtattcgcaggcctatggggaaattcaggtgtgttagctctgacaaagttcctagtctggagatagcggaaaaagtgggattgggggaggttgaacctttcctgtagctgagcaaaagaggcaaatgtatcatcaaagaataattgggctagtgaggagaggcctagtgagtgccagatgccaaaagccccatcattcaaagatggaggaaataaaatgttctgattgattgggcctgatagagaaaagcctcggaggccaaaggctaaacggaactgattccaaattttaagagactgctttacaattgggttgacacaccttttgcctagggacactgggagagacgagcacaacacagaagaaagtgcagcaggtttacacgattcagactccatctggacccagattggtctagggccagtaggatcagtctgcagccagtacagaagggctctgaaatttgcagcccaatagtatgtctgaaaatttggtagagctaaaccccccaatgacttaggcttctgtaaatgttttccaccaatccgtggtaccttgccatcccaaataaaatgcatgaatgtttgatccagtgaaataaaaaaagattttggaataaaaatgggtaaacattgaaataaatatagaaatttgggcaacacactcattttaatgacattaatccttccgataagagaaagaggtagcgcattccaaaaagtaaaagattgtttcaaactgtctgctagagcaaccaagttttcctgaaacagatttgaatatttccttgtcactttaactcccaagtaggtgagttgatcccggacaatcctaaactgagaacttgtaaaagagcactttaaagcagccttgtttacaggaaaaagctcactcttgcctagattcagcttgtaccctgagattgatccaaaccttttaagaacagataaggcgcgtggcaatgaggtatcagggttagaggtaaacaaaaggaggtcatccgcatatagcgagactttctgctctgagcccgtcctgcttattccttg belongs to Salvelinus namaycush isolate Seneca chromosome 20, SaNama_1.0, whole genome shotgun sequence and includes:
- the LOC120065258 gene encoding tubulin alpha-1C chain encodes the protein MRECISVHVGQAGVQIGNACWELYCLEHGIQPDGKMPSDKTIGGGDDSFNTFFSETGAGKHVPRAVFVDLEPTVIDEVRSGTYRQLFHPEQLITGKEDAANNYARGHYTIGKEIIDLVLDRIRKLADQCTGLQGFLVFHSFGGGTGSGFTSLLMERLSVDYGKKSKLEFSIYPAPQVSTAVVEPYNAILTTHTTLEHSDCAFMVDNEAIYDICRRNLDIERPSYTNLNRLISQIVSSITASLRFDGALNVDLTEFQTNLVPYPRIHFPLATYAPVISAEKAYHEQLTVSEITNACFEPCNQMVKCDPRHGKYMACCLLYRGDVVPKDVNAAIATIKTKRSIQFVDWCPTGFKVGINYQPPTVVPGGDLAKVQRAVCMLSNTTAVAEAWARLDHKFDLMYAKRAFVHWYVGEGMEEGEFSEAREDMAALEKDYEEVGADSVEGEDEGEEY